The DNA region GCCTGAGCTTCCACACCACCGCGGTGCAACTGCTGGCCGGACTGATGTACGGAGTGTGCGACCAGGTCGTCGATGACCTGGCCGCCCTGGAGTCCACAGTCTCCGCACCGGTGGAGGTGGTCCTCGGGGGCGGGGCGATGGCCGCCTCCCCCTGGTGGCGCGCGGCCTTCGCCGAGGTGCTGGCACCCCGACAGGTGTGGTTCGGACGGCACCCCGAGATCGGGGCCACCGGTGCCGCACTGGTGGCCTGTGGCCGAATCGCCGACGCCGTCGCGTTGACCGACATCGGCCAGACGGATGATCACTCCCCGGCGGGCACGGCATAGGGTGACGCCCGGCGGTGCACTCCTGAACCAACGTGAGGGCAGGACGTTGACACTGGTCCGGGGCCTGGTTGGATGGACGACGCTCCCCGGGCGGCGGTGGACGCGCGGGAGGAGGAGCGGTGGGGACAGGACCGGACCAGGACCCGACGGTGTCACAGCATCGTCGGCGTCGGTTCGATGTCCGGGTGGTGCCCCACCGTCGTCGTTCCGCCCTGCGCATCCACGACTGGCGGATGCGGACCAAGCTCGCCACCGTACTGGTGATCCCGTCGGTGGCCTTCCTGGTCCTGGCAGGGGTGCAGACCCAGAACCTGGTCAGCCAGGCCAACACCCTGAGTGACTTCTCCGCCCAGGTGGGCATCGGGCAGGAGATCGCCGAACTGGTGCACCGGTTGCAGCAGGAGCGCGACCGTACGGTCGGTGAGCTGCCCGCCATGCGGGCCGCCGCCTCCGAGGAGGAGACCGGCCAGGTGACCGCGACCCTGGCCCCCTACCGCGCCGACACCGACCAGGCGGCCCAGGCGCTGCGCCGGGTGGCCGAGCCGGTGGGCAGGGGGGACGCCGCCTGGCAGGACGCCTTCACGGTGGCGTACCAGGCATACCAGCAGGTCGGCTACATGCGCAGCGTTACGACCACTGTGGTGTTGAGCAACGACACCATCCTGGGCAACTACAACCGGGCGGTGGACGCCCTGCTCACCCTGCTCTCCCAGCCCGCCCCCGGCGCGGAGCGGCCGGACCTGTCCGAGGCGGTGGCCCGCTACGTGCAGTTCGCCCGGGCCAAGGAACTCACCTCGCGGGTACGCGCGGAACTCTATGCGGCGGCCCGCAGCGGCGGGTACGAGTCCAACGACCGGGCACAGATAAACGACCTGCGGGCCCGCCAGCAGACCGCCCTGGGCACCTTCCGCATCGCGGCCAGCCACGCCCAGGTGACCCGCTACGACCGGATCAGCCAGCACGACGCCTTCGTCCAGGCCGCCCGGCTGGAGGAACGGGCGCTGACCCAGGACCCGACCGCCCTGACCCTGCTGCCGGACGACGACTGGTGGACCTTCAGCGAGGTACGCCACGATCTGCTGCGGGAGTTCGAGGCCGGGGTGCTGGAGGACTCGGCCGCGCAGGCCGAGACGGCCAGCGAACTCCAGTGGCGGGAGACCCTGCTGATGGTCGGGGTGATCATCGCGGTGCTGCTGGTGGCCGTACTGATCTCGGTGCTCATCGGCCGTTCGCTGGCCAGGTCGATCCGCATGCTGCGCTCCCAGGCGTTGAACATCGCGCAGGTCGAGCTGCCGGAGGCGCTGGCCCGGCTGCGCTCGGTCTCCGGCGGCGTACCGCACATCGAGGTGGCCCCGGCGGTGGTGCGGTCCCTCGACGAGATCGGCGAACTGGCCGAGGCCTTCGTCGCGGTGCACCGCAGCGCGGTCGGGGTGGCCGTCGAGCAGGCCAACATGCGGCGCAACGTCAACGCGATGTTCGTCAACCTGGCCCGGCGTAGCCAGGTGCTGGTGGAGCGGCAACTGGAACTGCTCGACGACCTGGAACGCGAGGAGAACGACCCGGACCAGCTGGAGAACCTGTTCAAGCTGGACCATCTAGCCGCCCGGATGCGCCGTAACGACGAGAGCCTGCTGGTGCTGGCCGGCACGGAATCGACCCGCCGGTGGAACCGGCCGATCGGGTTGAACGCGGTGCTGTTGGCCGCCAGCGCGGAGATCGAGCAGTACCAGCGGGTGAGCTACGTGGAGGTGGCCGACCTGCATCTGGTGGGCCACGCCGTCGGCGAGGTGGTGCACCTGCTCGCCGAGTTGCTGGAGAACGCCACCGCCTTCTCCCGCCCCGACACGCTGGTGCGGGTCATGGCCTGTCAGGAGGGCAACGGGGCGACCATCGAGATCGCCGACCAGGGCCTGGGGATGAGCCAGACCGCACTGGCCGAGGCCAACGCCGTGCTGGCCACCCCGCCCGCGGCGGACGTGGCGACGGTGGAGCGGATGGGTCTGTTCGTGGTCAGCCATCTGGCCGCCCGGCACGGCATCGAGGTGCGGTTGCACGGCGGGACCGGCGGGCTGGTGGCCCGGGTCCGGCTGCCGGATGCCCTGCTGGCGTCGCCGTCGTCGGAGTTGGAACCCTTCGTACCCCAGCGTCCGCTACCGGTACCCCGGTCGGCGCCGCCGGCGCAGATCGGCGACGCTCCGATGGAGCTGCCGGTGGCCGGGCGGCGACCGGCCACGGTGCCCCGACAGGCACACCCCGTGCCGGTACGCGCGGAGAACGTACTCCCCCCGGTGACGGTCCCGGCGTCCGGCGGCGGCGGGTGGTGGTCTCGGGAGGGGCCCGCACCGACGAGCTCCGCCGGTGGCGAGGCACCGCCGGAGGTGCCGGTGACGGCGGGCACCAACGCCCGGGGACTGCCGATGCGGGTGCCGATGGCGCAGTTGCAGTCCGTCACCCAGCCGGCCCGTCCCGGCCAGCAGCAGAGCACCCGGCACGACCCGGACCCGGAGGCGGTCGGCGGCATGTTGTCGAAGTTGTACAGCGGTGTGCGACGGGCCGAGGCCGAGGAGACCACCGAGATACCGGTACCACCACCGGGGACGTGGAGTGAGGGAGGACTCAAGTGACAACGTTGTCTCAGGAGGCCCGGGACCTGAGCTGGCTGGTCAGCGGGTTCACGCAACGGGTGCCCGGTGTGGCGCACGCCGTGGTGGTGTCCTCCGACGGGCTGCTGGTCGCGATCTCCGACCATCTGCCGCGCGACCACGCGGACAAGCTGGCCGCGGTGACCTCGGGCCTGATGAGCATCACCGCCGGTGCGGCCCAGATGTTCGACGGTGACGTGGTCAAGCAGACCGTGGTCGAGATGGGTCGCGGCTACTTCCTGGTGATGCAGATCCGGGACGGCTCGATCCTGGCCACCCTGGCCGGGGCGGAGGCCGACATCGGGGTGGTGGGCTACGAGATGGCCCGGCTGGCCAAGCAGGCCGGGGAGATGTTGACCCCGGCCCTGCGCGCCGAACTCCAGCAGGCCCTGCCCCGCTGAGGTAAGGAAGGGCCCCTTGTTAACGCCTGCGGTAGTAGCGGGGCCCCTTCTTAACATCGGAATCAGCGCAGGCCGAGGGCGCCGGGCATGGTCGGCCGGGAGGCGAGCCACCAGGCTGCGGTGGCGGCCACGGCGACCGCGCCGCTGAACACGAACGGCGCACCCAGACCGGCGCGGGCGGCCAGGGCACCGCCGGCCAGCGCGCCCAGTGCCGTACAGCTGTAGGTGACCAGGCGGGAAGCGGCGATGACCCGACCCAGCAACCCGCCGGGCACCAGCCGCTGCCGTACCGACAGGGCGGCGACGTTGAGCACGGCGAACGCCGCGCTGGTGGCGACCACCACGACCACGGCCACGGCCCGGTCGGCGACGACCGCCAGCAGCACCGGTACGCCCGCGGTGGTCGCCATCGACCAGGTGAGTACGGTGCGGTGGCGGAACCGGGTGATCAGCCGGTCGGCGGTGAACGAGCCGAGCAGACCGCCGGCCGCCCCGGTGGCCAGCAGTAGTCCGAAGCCGAACGCCCCGAGGTCGAGGGCCTCGCGGGCGTAGAGCACGAAGATCGCGAACCAGGCGGTGTCGGCGGCGGCCACGGCGGCGGTGACCAGCACCAGGGTCCGCAGCATCGGTTGGCGCACCAGCCAGCGCAGGCCGGCCAGGACACCGTCGTCGGCGACCTGCGCCTCGTCGTCGATGCGGGGCCGGTGGGCCAGGGTCAGCGGCAGCGACAACACCAGCATCACCGCCAGGGCGAGCGTGGCGCCGTTGACCGCGAACGGGATGGCGGCGCCGACGACGAACAGCAGCGCCCCCACCGGCGGGCCGACGAACTCGTTGCCGACGATCTCACCGGCGACCAGCCGCCCGTTCGCCTTCTCCAACTGAGCGTCCGGGACGAGCCGAGGTACGGCGGTCTGGGCAGCCGTGTCGCGGATGGTCTCGCCGATGCCGAGTAGGAAGGCGGCGACCACCACGAGGGCGATGCTCGCCCAGCCGAGGGCGATCGCGGCGGCGAGCGTGCCGAGCACGACGACCCGTCCGGTGTCGGCGACGGTGAGCAGGCTCCGGGCCCCACGGCGGTCGGCGAGGGCACCGGCGAGCAGGCCGGACACCAGCCAGGGCAGGAACTGGGCGGCGGCCACGGCGGCGACCGCCAGCGGGTTGTCGGTGAGCGCCGCGGCCAGCAGCGGAAAGGCGGCCACCCGGATGCCGTCACCGAGGTTGGCCAGTGCGGCTGCGCTCCAGAACGTCCAGAACGGCCGGCCCAACGATCGTCGGTTCCGATCCATCCCGTGAGCCTAGGCGCAGCCCGCGTCCGGCACCGACGCCACCCTGGACGGCATCCTCACCCGCAACGCGCCGGGCCGGCGGCGCTGATCCGTACGCCGGCCCGGCGCGTCAACCGGGACTCACACCGCGTTGTCGGCGATTACCTGGCGGTACCAGTGGGCGCTGCGCTTGAGTACGCGCCGCTGGGTGGGGTAGTCGATGTAGATCAGTCCCCAGCGCTGGTCGTACCCCTCGGCCCACTCGAAGTTGTCCAGCAGCGACCAGACGTGGAAGCTCTCCAGGGGCACCCCGTCGGTGATGGCGCGGTGGGCGGCGGCCAGGTGGTCACGTAGGAAGGTGACCCGGCCGGTGTCCTCGACGGTGCCGTCGGCGGCGAGGACGTCCGGGGTGGGCAGTCCGTTCTCGGTGACGGTCAGCGGGATCGGGCCGTAGTCCCGGGTCACCCGGGTCAGGATGTCGTACATCCCGTCCGGGTAGATCTGCTGCCAGCTGGCCTCGGAGGTGGGCCACCGGCGGGTGGTGCCGCCGCCGCCGGTGACGTAGATCGGGGTGTAGTACTGCACGGCGAGCACGTCGACCGGCGAGGAGATGATCTCCAGGTCGCCGTCGCGGATGCCGCGCACCATCCGGCTGTCCGGCCCCAGGTCGGCCAGGACGTCCTCGGGATAGCTGCCCTTGAGCGCCGAGTCGAGGTAGAGGCGGTTCTCGTAACCGTCGTACAGCCGGGTGGCCTCGGCGGCGGCGGGGGAGTCGTCGGCGGGGTAGCAGGGGTGCAGGTTGAAGGCCGGGCCGATGCGACCCTCCCGGCCCTCGGCGCGCAGCGCCTGCACCGCGAGGCCGTGGGCCAGTTGCAGGTGGTGGGCGACCAGGTAGGCGGCGTCGGGATCCCGCCGGCCGGGGGCGTGGTGGCCGTACAGGTAGCCGTTCTGCACCACGGTCTTGGGCTCGTTGATGGTGAGCCAGACCGGCACCCGGTCGCCGAGGGCGTCGAAGAGGGTGGCGGCGTAGTCGGCGAAGCGGTAGGCGACTTCGCGGGACTCCCAGCCGCCGGCGTCCTGCAGGGTCTGCGGCAGGTCCCAGTGGAACAGGGTGGCCATCGGGGAGATGCCCCGCTCGTGCAGCCCGTCGATCAGGCGGCGGTAGAAGTCGAGACCACGTTGGTTGGCGGCACCGCTGCCGTCGGGCTGGATGCGCGGCCAGGAGATGGAGAACCGGTAGCTGCGCAGCCCCAGGTCGCGCATCAGATCGAGGTCTTCGGCGTAGCGGTGGTAGTGATCGGCGGCGACGTCACCGGTGTCGCCGTTGCGGGTGCGCCCGGGGGTACGGCTGAAGGTGTCCCAGACCGACTCGCCCCGGCCGTCCTCCTTGGCGGCCCCTTCGATCTGGTACGCCGAGGTGGCCGCGCCCCAGCCGAAGTCCACCGGGAACTGCAACCGGGCGGCGGCGCTGGTGGCCGGATCGGTGGGGGCGGTGCCGTCGTCGGTGGCGCAACCGGTGAGGGCGGTGGCGCCGGCTGCGGTGGCGACCGCGCCCAGGGCGGCACCGGCCGGTGTTACGGCGGTGGCCGACAGCGCCGCTTGGCGCAGCAGGTGTCGCCTGGTGAGCATCGACATGGATTCTCCTCGTGGGTGGGGTGGCCGCCGGCGCCCCTCGGGAGCGCTCCCAAGAAGGGTAAAGGGTAGGCGACCGCCGCCGGTGCATGATCGTCACGCATCACGGACGACCGCGTTGGCGGAGGTGACAAGGTGAGGGTTCTGGCGTCGGCCGGTCGGGCATCGGGTGTGGCGGGACCGGGAACGCCGAGTTCCGCGGGCGGACCGGCGGCGTGCTCCCGGAGGTGGTCGGCGGGGCAGCGCACGGTCGGCGGGCGGGGCTTACTGCCGTGCGGGGCGCGCGGGTGATGCGCGTCTGACCCGATCGGCCTCTTTTCCCATCGTGAACGGGGGTTTAGTGTGGGGACGGGGGAGGGCAACCCCCGTCCCCACCATGTTGCGGTACACGCACGTGCGGATTGGCGTCCCAGTCGTGCGTGTCGCGCGGGAGCCGGGCCACGCGAGTGGCTGAGGATCCACCTCCCCTCACTTCTCGTGGGGTGACGGCTGACGGCGGTGTCCGGGCTGGCCCGCCGTCGGCCTGCGGTCTTAGTACCCATTGCCGTGGGCACGGCGCCGGGTAATCCAATGCTTGGAACTCCGTCGATGGAAGCGCTCCCATCGACGTTGCTGCGACTGTAACGCCCGTCACGGCTTTGTGAAAGCCCCAAAATGAGATCGAAACAACCGAGTGCTTCCGGAAGTGCGGTCTCTGGTGCTGGGAGCGCTTCCATGGCACACTGTCGATCGACCACGTGGAGCCAGGTAGACGTGAGCGTGGGGCCGCCGAGGGCTTCCGGTGATCCGGACGGCGCCCTGATCGCAGTGGTGTGGAGCTCGTTCCCGCTGCTGCGTTCCGGCCGGTCGGCCGGCCACCACCATCCACCGACGTCTCGCGTCCTTCTCGTCTGCGAGACGTCTCGCCGGGGCGGCACCGCACCCGGCCTGGTTCGAGGAGACACCGCGCAGATGAGAGATCTGGCAAGACGCCGCCGCCTGGCGTGGCTCGCCGCCGCGGCGTTGGCGATCGGCGGGGTGACCGTACCCGCCGGCGCCGCACAGGCCGCACCGGCCTGCGACGTGGTCTATACGACCAACGACTGGAGCAACGGCTTCACCGCCAACATCACCCTCAAGAACCTCGGCGACCCGGTCAACGGCTGGACCCTGCGGTTCGCCTTCCCCGGCAACCAGCGGGTGACCAACGGCTGGTCGGCCCGGTGGAGCCAGAGCGGCAACGAGGTCACCGCCGTCAACGAGGCGTGGAACGGCAGCATGGCCACCGGGGCCAGCACCACGATCGGCTTCAACGGCTCCTACACCGGCAGCAACCCCAAGCCCACCTCGTTCTCCGTCAACGGGGTCACCTGCGGCGGCGTCACCGCGCAGCCCCCGACGGTGAGCCTGTCGATCCCCGCCGGGCCGTTCGTCGCCCCGGCGACCGTGCCGCTGACGGCCACCGCCAGCGACCCGGACGGCACGATCGCCCGGGTCGAGTTCTACCGCAACGGCCTGCTGGTCAACACCGACACCACCGCGCCGTACGCGTACACCATGGAGAGTCTGCCGGCCGGTGACTACACCGTGCAGGCCCGGGCGTACGACAACAGCGGTCTGTCGGCGATCGCCGAGCGGGCGTTCAGCGTGACCGCCGCGACCTCGCCGGCCCTGGTGGCCACCCCGACTACGCTCAGCGTGCCCGAGGGTGACAGCGCCACCTTCAACCTCAAGCTGAACCGGGAACCCACCGCCAACGTCGCGGCCAGCCTCGCCCGCACCGGCGACTCGGACATCACGGTCTCGCCGACCTCGGTGACCCTGACCCCGAGCAACTGGGAGACCGGCGTCAACGTGACCGTCCAGGCCGCCGAGGACTCCGACACGGTGGGCGGCACCGCGACGATCACCGCGTCGGCCACCGGCCACACCCCGGCCACGGTCACCGTCACCGAGATCGACAACGACGTGCCGGGCGGGGACGGCGAGTACGTCCAGCGCTTCCTCGAGCAGTACGGCAAGATCAAGAACTCCGGCTACTTCAGCCCGGAGGGGGTGCCCTACCACTCGATCGAGACCCTGATCGTCGAGGCGCCCGACCACGGTCACCAGACCACCTCGGAGGCGTTCAGCTTCTGGCTGTGGCTGGAGGCGTACTACGGTCGGGTCACCCAGAACTGGGCGCCGTTCAACAACGCCTGGACGGTGATGGAGACCTACATCATCCCGTCCACGGCCGACCAGCCGACCGCCGGCTCCGCCGGTGACGCCACCTACGCCGCCGAGAACGACCTGCCCAACCAGTACCCCTCGCAGCTGAACGCGAACGTGCCGGTCGGCAAGGACCCGCTGCGCGCGGAACTCCAGCAGACCTACGGCACCGGCAGCATCTACGGCATGCACTGGCTGCTGGACGTGGACAACGTCTACGGCTTCGGTCGCTGCGGCAACGGCACCACCCGCCCCGCGTACATCAACACCTTCCAGCGGGGCACCCAGGAGTCGGTGTGGGAGACCGTGCCGCACCCCTCCTGCGACACCTTCGCCCACGGCGGACCGAACGGCTACCTGGACCTGTTCATCAAGGAGTCCGGCACCCCGGCCAAGCAGTGGAAGTACACCAACGCCCCGGACGCCGACGCCCGCGCCGTGCAGGCCGCCTACTGGGCCCTGACCTGGGCCAAGGAGCAGAACAAGCAGGCCGACGTGGCGGCCACGGTGACCAAGGCCGCCAAGATGGGTGACTACCTGCGGTACGCCCTGTTCGACAAGTACTTCAAGCGCGTCGGCAACTGCGTCGGGGCCACCCAGTGCCCGGCCGGTAACAACCGCGAGTCCGCCCACTACCTGC from Micromonospora sp. NBC_01739 includes:
- a CDS encoding GH1 family beta-glucosidase, which produces MSMLTRRHLLRQAALSATAVTPAGAALGAVATAAGATALTGCATDDGTAPTDPATSAAARLQFPVDFGWGAATSAYQIEGAAKEDGRGESVWDTFSRTPGRTRNGDTGDVAADHYHRYAEDLDLMRDLGLRSYRFSISWPRIQPDGSGAANQRGLDFYRRLIDGLHERGISPMATLFHWDLPQTLQDAGGWESREVAYRFADYAATLFDALGDRVPVWLTINEPKTVVQNGYLYGHHAPGRRDPDAAYLVAHHLQLAHGLAVQALRAEGREGRIGPAFNLHPCYPADDSPAAAEATRLYDGYENRLYLDSALKGSYPEDVLADLGPDSRMVRGIRDGDLEIISSPVDVLAVQYYTPIYVTGGGGTTRRWPTSEASWQQIYPDGMYDILTRVTRDYGPIPLTVTENGLPTPDVLAADGTVEDTGRVTFLRDHLAAAHRAITDGVPLESFHVWSLLDNFEWAEGYDQRWGLIYIDYPTQRRVLKRSAHWYRQVIADNAV
- a CDS encoding MFS transporter, producing the protein MDRNRRSLGRPFWTFWSAAALANLGDGIRVAAFPLLAAALTDNPLAVAAVAAAQFLPWLVSGLLAGALADRRGARSLLTVADTGRVVVLGTLAAAIALGWASIALVVVAAFLLGIGETIRDTAAQTAVPRLVPDAQLEKANGRLVAGEIVGNEFVGPPVGALLFVVGAAIPFAVNGATLALAVMLVLSLPLTLAHRPRIDDEAQVADDGVLAGLRWLVRQPMLRTLVLVTAAVAAADTAWFAIFVLYAREALDLGAFGFGLLLATGAAGGLLGSFTADRLITRFRHRTVLTWSMATTAGVPVLLAVVADRAVAVVVVVATSAAFAVLNVAALSVRQRLVPGGLLGRVIAASRLVTYSCTALGALAGGALAARAGLGAPFVFSGAVAVAATAAWWLASRPTMPGALGLR
- a CDS encoding glycoside hydrolase family 48 protein; this translates as MRDLARRRRLAWLAAAALAIGGVTVPAGAAQAAPACDVVYTTNDWSNGFTANITLKNLGDPVNGWTLRFAFPGNQRVTNGWSARWSQSGNEVTAVNEAWNGSMATGASTTIGFNGSYTGSNPKPTSFSVNGVTCGGVTAQPPTVSLSIPAGPFVAPATVPLTATASDPDGTIARVEFYRNGLLVNTDTTAPYAYTMESLPAGDYTVQARAYDNSGLSAIAERAFSVTAATSPALVATPTTLSVPEGDSATFNLKLNREPTANVAASLARTGDSDITVSPTSVTLTPSNWETGVNVTVQAAEDSDTVGGTATITASATGHTPATVTVTEIDNDVPGGDGEYVQRFLEQYGKIKNSGYFSPEGVPYHSIETLIVEAPDHGHQTTSEAFSFWLWLEAYYGRVTQNWAPFNNAWTVMETYIIPSTADQPTAGSAGDATYAAENDLPNQYPSQLNANVPVGKDPLRAELQQTYGTGSIYGMHWLLDVDNVYGFGRCGNGTTRPAYINTFQRGTQESVWETVPHPSCDTFAHGGPNGYLDLFIKESGTPAKQWKYTNAPDADARAVQAAYWALTWAKEQNKQADVAATVTKAAKMGDYLRYALFDKYFKRVGNCVGATQCPAGNNRESAHYLLSWYYAWGGAYETSQNWSWRIGSSHSHFGYQNPFAAWALTNVNELKPRSSTAAADWNNSLTRQLELYTWLQSAEGGIAGGATNSWGGHYGTPPAGTATFYGMFYDEDPVYNDPPSNQWFGMQAWSMQRIAELYLVSGDARAKALLDKWVPWAIANTTLGEDWSIPADLKWTGQPNNWNPTNPQPNTNLHVEVIAKGQDVGIAASYARTLIAYAAKSGDVAAKNTAKGLLDALHGESDAQGVSTVEKRGDYRRFDDVYDASTGQGLYIPQGWTGRMPNGDVIAPGKSFIDIRSFYKNDPAWPKVQAYLDGGPEPEFRYHRFWAQADVAMAYADYGKLFPNG
- a CDS encoding roadblock/LC7 domain-containing protein; protein product: MTTLSQEARDLSWLVSGFTQRVPGVAHAVVVSSDGLLVAISDHLPRDHADKLAAVTSGLMSITAGAAQMFDGDVVKQTVVEMGRGYFLVMQIRDGSILATLAGAEADIGVVGYEMARLAKQAGEMLTPALRAELQQALPR
- a CDS encoding sensor histidine kinase; translated protein: MGTGPDQDPTVSQHRRRRFDVRVVPHRRRSALRIHDWRMRTKLATVLVIPSVAFLVLAGVQTQNLVSQANTLSDFSAQVGIGQEIAELVHRLQQERDRTVGELPAMRAAASEEETGQVTATLAPYRADTDQAAQALRRVAEPVGRGDAAWQDAFTVAYQAYQQVGYMRSVTTTVVLSNDTILGNYNRAVDALLTLLSQPAPGAERPDLSEAVARYVQFARAKELTSRVRAELYAAARSGGYESNDRAQINDLRARQQTALGTFRIAASHAQVTRYDRISQHDAFVQAARLEERALTQDPTALTLLPDDDWWTFSEVRHDLLREFEAGVLEDSAAQAETASELQWRETLLMVGVIIAVLLVAVLISVLIGRSLARSIRMLRSQALNIAQVELPEALARLRSVSGGVPHIEVAPAVVRSLDEIGELAEAFVAVHRSAVGVAVEQANMRRNVNAMFVNLARRSQVLVERQLELLDDLEREENDPDQLENLFKLDHLAARMRRNDESLLVLAGTESTRRWNRPIGLNAVLLAASAEIEQYQRVSYVEVADLHLVGHAVGEVVHLLAELLENATAFSRPDTLVRVMACQEGNGATIEIADQGLGMSQTALAEANAVLATPPAADVATVERMGLFVVSHLAARHGIEVRLHGGTGGLVARVRLPDALLASPSSELEPFVPQRPLPVPRSAPPAQIGDAPMELPVAGRRPATVPRQAHPVPVRAENVLPPVTVPASGGGGWWSREGPAPTSSAGGEAPPEVPVTAGTNARGLPMRVPMAQLQSVTQPARPGQQQSTRHDPDPEAVGGMLSKLYSGVRRAEAEETTEIPVPPPGTWSEGGLK